GATGAAAGGGATGCTCGTCGGCAATGCACAAAATGTCGACATCCCTCAATTGGCCAGCAGGATCCAGCAGACTCCACACCCTGACAAAGAGAATCTTGTTGCCAGTGTTTCATGCAAGAATGCGACAATACACAGAAGCCGCGGCAGGAAGAAAGTCGTTTTGATCGACTGCGGTGTTAAGAAGAGCATTGTCGATAACCTGCTACGCTACGCTACAGTTATCCAGGTACCATATGACGTTGATATGAAAACAATAGATGAATTTCATCCCGATGCGGTCGTCATATCCAACGGACCGGGTAATCCTGAGCATCCTGACATCATGGGTTCCACTGTCAGGACGATAAAGAATACGCTGGAGAAATATCCTACTCTTGGAATATGCCTGGGGAATCAGCTATTGAGTATCGCACTCGGCTTCAAGACCTACAAAATGAAGTTCGGCCACCGCGGCAGCAATCATGGTGTGAAAGATCTTGCGAGCAACAAGGTGTACATAACATCTCAGAACCACGGATATGCGATCAAGGAAGAGGATATCCCTGAAGTCCGGATATCCTGGATGAACGTCAACGATCACACAATCGAGGGCATCCGGCACAAGAGATTACCAGTATCCTCTGTTCAATTTCATCCAGAGGCAGGTCCTGGTCCTTATGATACCACGTTCATTTTCCGGGATTTTCTAAATGCCTAAACGCAAAGATATCAAG
This portion of the candidate division WOR-3 bacterium genome encodes:
- the carA gene encoding glutamine-hydrolyzing carbamoyl-phosphate synthase small subunit gives rise to the protein MQDTILVLEDGTVFKGRGFFVGGEVFGEVVFNTSMTGYEEAFTDPSYAGQILVMTYPLIGNYGFHKRHRESEKTQIRGLVVKEPYFFSTRGTRMARFLKAERLPCLYDIDTRALTLKIRNRGTMKGMLVGNAQNVDIPQLASRIQQTPHPDKENLVASVSCKNATIHRSRGRKKVVLIDCGVKKSIVDNLLRYATVIQVPYDVDMKTIDEFHPDAVVISNGPGNPEHPDIMGSTVRTIKNTLEKYPTLGICLGNQLLSIALGFKTYKMKFGHRGSNHGVKDLASNKVYITSQNHGYAIKEEDIPEVRISWMNVNDHTIEGIRHKRLPVSSVQFHPEAGPGPYDTTFIFRDFLNA